A genomic segment from Opitutales bacterium encodes:
- a CDS encoding PIN domain-containing protein, producing MIAVDTSSLVAFFQGELSVDVEAIERSISEETLIVPPFVVTEIFSAKNLSTEAKLVVDSLPTRTLDVSFWKRSGLLRLKLLKLGLKARSIDSLIAQFCLDNKLTLICGDRDFRHLSEHTGLNLLIES from the coding sequence TAGCAGTAGACACCAGTAGTTTAGTTGCATTTTTCCAAGGAGAGCTCAGCGTCGATGTGGAGGCTATTGAACGCTCTATCAGCGAAGAAACCTTAATCGTGCCTCCTTTTGTGGTTACAGAAATATTTAGTGCGAAAAATTTGAGCACTGAAGCCAAGCTGGTTGTAGATAGTCTGCCGACACGAACCCTTGATGTTTCGTTCTGGAAAAGAAGCGGCCTACTGCGGTTAAAATTACTCAAGCTTGGCCTCAAAGCGAGATCAATAGATAGCCTCATAGCCCAATTCTGTCTTGATAATAAGCTCACGCTCATATGCGGGGATCGAGATTTTCGCCACCTTTCTGAGCATACAGGGTTGAATCTGCTTATCGAAAGCTAA
- a CDS encoding PhzF family phenazine biosynthesis isomerase — MSIDQRFQVIDAFVTDRAFSGNPAAVCILENVISDGLRQKIASQFNLSETSFVEIISADESQIYADLRWFTPVVEVDLCGHATLAAAHSIFERYPDAASIHFQTRSGVLTVEAEGEFLKMSFPQLQFEAVDSEKFNLLGLPCRVIDTFEGMDVALVLESAEYVRYWNPNLVAVSSVTKRGLIVTAADDSESPHDFISRFFAPRHGIDEDPVTGSAHCWLAPYWSRILGKHRLVALQASPRGGVVDCEVLNKKICLRGRTRVFSEGTVSQKVLA; from the coding sequence GAGCATAGATCAGCGCTTTCAGGTGATTGATGCCTTTGTCACGGATCGGGCCTTTTCTGGAAATCCAGCTGCTGTCTGTATCTTAGAGAATGTCATTAGCGATGGTCTTCGGCAAAAGATTGCCTCCCAGTTTAATCTCAGTGAGACGTCGTTTGTCGAAATAATCAGTGCAGATGAAAGCCAGATCTACGCTGATTTGCGCTGGTTCACTCCGGTCGTAGAAGTCGATCTTTGCGGCCATGCGACCTTAGCAGCAGCCCACTCTATTTTTGAGCGTTATCCCGATGCCGCGTCGATTCATTTCCAGACTCGGAGTGGTGTGTTAACTGTGGAAGCTGAGGGTGAGTTTCTGAAAATGTCTTTTCCTCAGCTTCAATTTGAGGCCGTAGATTCCGAGAAATTCAACCTATTGGGGCTTCCCTGTAGAGTAATCGATACATTCGAGGGCATGGATGTCGCCTTGGTCCTTGAGAGTGCTGAGTATGTCAGGTATTGGAACCCGAATCTCGTTGCGGTATCATCAGTTACAAAGCGTGGGCTTATCGTTACAGCAGCAGATGATAGTGAGTCACCGCACGATTTTATATCTCGTTTCTTTGCTCCAAGACATGGTATCGACGAAGATCCGGTAACGGGTTCGGCGCATTGCTGGTTGGCTCCATATTGGTCTCGTATTTTGGGTAAACATCGACTGGTAGCTCTACAAGCTTCGCCTCGTGGGGGTGTTGTGGATTGCGAAGTGCTAAACAAAAAAATTTGCCTTCGTGGGCGCACCCGAGTGTTCAGCGAAGGAACTGTTTCACAAAAAGTCTTAGCATAG
- a CDS encoding pyridoxamine 5'-phosphate oxidase family protein — protein MAKIFPEISDKLRAWIEEQPMFFVATAPLSGDGFVNCSPKGLDTLRILDSETLAYLDLTGSGAETIAHIQENQRMVMMWCAFWGPPRIARVHGKGEVIYPDSPKWEEYSKHFEAIPGARAIIVLRGERISDSCGYGVPEFELKEQRETLVKWAERKGPDGIEAYNREKNTESIDGLAAMGGGES, from the coding sequence ATGGCCAAAATATTTCCCGAGATTAGCGACAAGCTTCGCGCATGGATCGAAGAGCAACCGATGTTTTTTGTGGCGACCGCCCCGTTGTCGGGCGACGGATTCGTAAATTGTTCACCCAAAGGCCTCGATACTTTAAGGATACTCGATAGTGAGACGCTGGCTTATCTGGATCTCACTGGCAGTGGAGCGGAAACAATAGCTCATATTCAGGAGAACCAGCGTATGGTCATGATGTGGTGTGCTTTTTGGGGACCCCCGCGTATCGCTCGGGTCCATGGAAAGGGTGAGGTGATCTATCCTGATAGCCCAAAATGGGAGGAATACAGTAAGCATTTCGAGGCAATACCGGGTGCACGTGCTATCATCGTGTTACGTGGCGAACGCATCTCGGACTCTTGTGGCTATGGTGTTCCTGAGTTTGAACTTAAGGAACAGCGTGAAACTCTAGTGAAATGGGCCGAGCGTAAGGGGCCTGATGGAATCGAGGCCTATAACCGGGAGAAGAATACTGAAAGTATTGATGGATTAGCGGCTATGGGCGGTGGCGAAAGTTAG